A segment of the Fusarium oxysporum f. sp. lycopersici 4287 chromosome 4, whole genome shotgun sequence genome:
CGTGCTTGAGCCGAATATCAGTTTGCCGACTTGAGAACGATAGTGTTAGTAGACTTGCACGAGAATGAAAAACGGCGCAGCAGAAGGGGGGAGATGCAGAAGTGGTGGAAGAGATAAGGCACAAAGCAGCGAGGCTGTTCGTCTTTATGCTCAAAATGTAGATGTTGGTTGTAAGGTGGGAGCAGGGATGATGCGGGGCAGTCACTTACTTCCTCGTAAGGCGAACATGCTGACCCTGGGCTTTCAACAGAGGAAAGAAGGAATAGGGCAAAGATAGAAAGAAAGTGTGTGATGCGACACTTGCACGGCTGGTGTTATTGTTGTTGGCGTTGAATCAGGGAGTCGTGGCGAGTATCTCCCTAAGGCTAGGATGAAAGATTAGAAAAGGAGGAAGGCGAAAGTCGACGATGCTGTCGGTACACGACAAACAGATAAAAAAGTTGTGACGTGACAAGACACCAGAGCAGGAACAGGCAGAACCAGACCAAGCACCTTCCCATTCGCTCACTAAGGCACCTTCGGTATTTCTTTAGGCACGGTAGGTAGCTCCCGCGTTGTCTTGTGACAGTAAAAAGGAAATGGAAATTGCACCAAAGGCGGCCGGGATTGACTGGACCAACAGCTTAGGCAGGATCAAGCTTGAGCGTGTAAGGAGGACGAAGTGCGTCATAACATGGAGGAAGTACTGTATGAGAAAAAGGCTGTGACTGCCTCCCGCCTTTTTTCTTTGTGTACTTTGAAGAAACCTGGGTTGGAGGggtgaagaaggaggggTCATTGGATGTTTGCCACAACTGACGTGCGCCACTGAGGCTAGTGGACCAGGGGTATTTGGGAATAGTTACAGGTGAAGGAGGATTAGGAGAAGATTGGCTTGGGGAAGCGAGAAAGCTCGAGACCTCCATTCTAagcgaaaaagaaaaaaggacCTAGGGATGCTCAGTATGAATTTGGGGGCCTTGAGACTAGTTATCCCTGGCATCGTGGTTTGTTCATAAGAACAACAAGATTCTTTATCGAGCTATTTAACATAAATGACCACATAAACACAGATAATTGAACTGCGATTCACGACAATGTTGGTTGGCTACGTCAACTGCTAGTAATACTAGTGAGATAAATCTTGATTCAATATCACCAAACGCATAACAATACCTTAGTTTACCATGGAATTTCCCGTATGTGCCTTCCAGCCAGTTGTCCTAAGATGGTGAATTATTCTGGCACATAAAAGATCTCCAACAATGATTAGGCAAATGTATACATCCTTGCTTCGATCAAAGTTCACTTTCAGCCTGAACACGAATGCctccctcctcttcgtcaCCGGCTTCATATCCCTCCCATTCATTAGGTGGTTCCGGGCGAGAAATACCAGCAAATTTATCTACAGCCAACCGGGCCACATTCTTGCCCATCAAAGCACTGGTTTCCATGCATGACACGAAGCTCTCAATACCAGACGTGTAGTATACACCCTCACCGATAAGAGGGTCCTCAAATGTGACACGAGGGAGCTCAACAGGGTAAGAGTTGAACCAGTGAGGATGATACCAAGAGATAGGATTGGAAGTACTTGCATCATCCTGTAACTTTCCAGAAATCACAGAGTCTGGGATGTCGGTGCCCAAAAGACGTGTGAGGAAATCGGCAGTGACGGGTGTGGGCGAGAAGATCTTATAGACACGCTCCTTCTGACCTGTCTTAGGGTTGACGACATATTTCAATGTGCTAATAGAGTAGAAGCCAGTACGTCCGACTCCGTCGGCCCCTTTCCCCGGTTCTTCGTCTTCACCAAGAGTAGTGTAGACGGTAGCGGGCGCTTTGCTTCCGGGCTTCAAGCCAAAGAATTCGGGACTGAGCTCCAAAGGTGATGCAAAGAGTGTAACATGCAGTTTAGTATAGGGGATCTCATCGATTTTGTGATCGAGAACACCCTCTCCAGCTTTTATGTTACTGAACTGCCAGgggttggcgatgatgacaTTATCAAACTCGACATCATATTCTTTCGAAGTGTCGTCCTTTGAGCTAGCATCTTTCGTTGTGATGACATACACTGGCGAAGATGACCGCGTTTTCTTTTGGACTTTTTCGATTGAAGCCACGGTCGTGTTGCGAGAGATAGAAGCTCCGCTCTCTATCACCATATGCTCAAAGATACGCCAGTTGCCGCTCTCCACAGACATCGCGTTGTCGGTTGCCAACGAAACCTATCGTAGTTAGGCAAGAAGCGTGCAAGGGGTCATACCTTCCACTTACTAGAGTCTCTAGACCATGGATATAAGCCAAGTTGGAAGCATAGTTGACACGTGTGCCAACCTGTAAGATCTCACGGGCGAAACGAGGATCAATTTCCTGTCCAGTTAGCTATCATCTCTTTTCAATTGAACAGTTTGAACTTACGTTTTGCTTTAACATCTGCTCTCCCGTTATACTTGTAATCTCGTTCCATCCCAATTGTTCGGCTCTCTGAGTGAGCGACTTGAAAGGAAAGTAAGGGGCTTCGTATAACTTGAGGAAATGTTCGATCATGGCATCCACGATTTGTTTGGACCTGTAGGGTGCGAGCCCATATCTCCAAAACATCTTGGCCAGATCCCACCATGCCCAAGACCCCTCGGTCGTCTGGAAGACGAACTCGTAGCCATCCCATATAACAGTCATATCATCCCTCGCGAGACGGTGGGGCTCGCTCACTGGGAGATGGTAGCGTTCACTGGCGTTGGCAAGAATATGATTGGCGCCAACAAAGATAGACGCGCCGAG
Coding sequences within it:
- a CDS encoding prenylcysteine oxidase/farnesylcysteine lyase — protein: MTVIWDGYEFVFQTTEGSWAWWDLAKMFWRYGLAPYRSKQIVDAMIEHFLKLYEAPYFPFKSLTQRAEQLGWNEITSITGEQMLKQNEIDPRFAREILQVGTRVNYASNLAYIHGLETLVSLATDNAMSVESGNWRIFEHMVIESGASISRNTTVASIEKVQKKTRSSSPVYVITTKDASSKDDTSKEYDVEFDNVIIANPWQFSNIKAGEGVLDHKIDEIPYTKLHVTLFASPLELSPEFFGLKPGSKAPATVYTTLGEDEEPGKGADGVGRTGFYSISTLKYVVNPKTGQKERVYKIFSPTPVTADFLTRLLGTDIPDSVISGKLQDDASTSNPISWYHPHWFNSYPVELPRVTFEDPLIGEGVYYTSGIESFVSCMETSALMGKNVARLAVDKFAGISRPEPPNEWEGYEAGDEEEGGIRVQAESEL
- a CDS encoding prenylcysteine oxidase/farnesylcysteine lyase, with the protein product MMTLTSMLHLALLGALASVLCRAEDVHNVAIIGAGAAGSSAAFHLWQYAIEEDIAINITIFEKTDRIGGRTLTVPAYNDPSLPIELGASIFVGANHILANASERYHLPVSEPHRLARDDMTVIWDGYEFVFQTTEGSWAWWDLAKMFWRYGLAPYRSKQIVDAMIEHFLKLYEAPYFPFKSLTQRAEQLGWNEITSITGEQMLKQNEIDPRFAREILQVGTRVNYASNLAYIHGLETLVSLATDNAMSVESGNWRIFEHMVIESGASISRNTTVASIEKVQKKTRSSSPVYVITTKDASSKDDTSKEYDVEFDNVIIANPWQFSNIKAGEGVLDHKIDEIPYTKLHVTLFASPLELSPEFFGLKPGSKAPATVYTTLGEDEEPGKGADGVGRTGFYSISTLKYVVNPKTGQKERVYKIFSPTPVTADFLTRLLGTDIPDSVISGKLQDDASTSNPISWYHPHWFNSYPVELPRVTFEDPLIGEGVYYTSGIESFVSCMETSALMGKNVARLAVDKFAGISRPEPPNEWEGYEAGDEEEGGIRVQAESEL
- a CDS encoding prenylcysteine oxidase/farnesylcysteine lyase, with translation MFTTSPSLVRSSFRYFRDMFRTQTLSATDVFLHNAADQSLYQAGHVLTWSVGAGAAGSSAAFHLWQYAIEEDIAINITIFEKTDRIGGRTLTVPAYNDPSLPIELGASIFVGANHILANASERYHLPVSEPHRLARDDMTVIWDGYEFVFQTTEGSWAWWDLAKMFWRYGLAPYRSKQIVDAMIEHFLKLYEAPYFPFKSLTQRAEQLGWNEITSITGEQMLKQNEIDPRFAREILQVGTRVNYASNLAYIHGLETLVSLATDNAMSVESGNWRIFEHMVIESGASISRNTTVASIEKVQKKTRSSSPVYVITTKDASSKDDTSKEYDVEFDNVIIANPWQFSNIKAGEGVLDHKIDEIPYTKLHVTLFASPLELSPEFFGLKPGSKAPATVYTTLGEDEEPGKGADGVGRTGFYSISTLKYVVNPKTGQKERVYKIFSPTPVTADFLTRLLGTDIPDSVISGKLQDDASTSNPISWYHPHWFNSYPVELPRVTFEDPLIGEGVYYTSGIESFVSCMETSALMGKNVARLAVDKFAGISRPEPPNEWEGYEAGDEEEGGIRVQAESEL